From a single Apium graveolens cultivar Ventura chromosome 2, ASM990537v1, whole genome shotgun sequence genomic region:
- the LOC141707925 gene encoding aspartic proteinase-like isoform X1, which produces MFQSHRKFKMGDVLIDGKETGYCNEGCSAIADSGTSFLASPTAVITMINHAIGAVGVVSQECKSVVDQYGQKIIDLLLTEIGLCTFDGTRGVSSGIESVVDEKNGWSSGHHNALCSTCEMTVTWMQNQLKQNLTHDRILSYVNELYDRLHSPMGE; this is translated from the exons ATGTTCCAGTCACACAGAAAG TTTAAAATGGGTGACGTTCTCATTGATGGAAAAGAAACTG GTTACTGTAATGAAGGTTGCTCTGCAATTGCTGATTCTGGTACTTCTTTCTTAGCAAGTCCAACG GCAGTGATCACCATGATAAATCATGCTATTGGGGCAGTTGGTGTTGTTAGCCAAGAATGCAAGTCTGTTGTTGATCAATATGGACAGAAAATTATAGATTTGCTTTTAACTGAG ATTGGTTTGTGCACCTTCGACGGAACTCGTGGTGTTAG TAGCGGAATTGAGAGTGTCGTAGATGAGAAAAATGGTTGGTCCTCCGGGCATCATAATGCTCTGTGCTCTACCTGTGAAATGACAGTGACGTGGATGCAGAATCAGCTTAAGCAAAATCTGACCCATGATCGCATTCTAAGTTATGTTAATGAG CTTTATGACCGGTTGCATAGTCCTATGGGAGAATAA
- the LOC141707925 gene encoding aspartic proteinase-like isoform X2, producing the protein MGDVLIDGKETGYCNEGCSAIADSGTSFLASPTAVITMINHAIGAVGVVSQECKSVVDQYGQKIIDLLLTEIGLCTFDGTRGVSSGIESVVDEKNGWSSGHHNALCSTCEMTVTWMQNQLKQNLTHDRILSYVNELYDRLHSPMGE; encoded by the exons ATGGGTGACGTTCTCATTGATGGAAAAGAAACTG GTTACTGTAATGAAGGTTGCTCTGCAATTGCTGATTCTGGTACTTCTTTCTTAGCAAGTCCAACG GCAGTGATCACCATGATAAATCATGCTATTGGGGCAGTTGGTGTTGTTAGCCAAGAATGCAAGTCTGTTGTTGATCAATATGGACAGAAAATTATAGATTTGCTTTTAACTGAG ATTGGTTTGTGCACCTTCGACGGAACTCGTGGTGTTAG TAGCGGAATTGAGAGTGTCGTAGATGAGAAAAATGGTTGGTCCTCCGGGCATCATAATGCTCTGTGCTCTACCTGTGAAATGACAGTGACGTGGATGCAGAATCAGCTTAAGCAAAATCTGACCCATGATCGCATTCTAAGTTATGTTAATGAG CTTTATGACCGGTTGCATAGTCCTATGGGAGAATAA